Proteins from a single region of Spodoptera frugiperda isolate SF20-4 chromosome 8, AGI-APGP_CSIRO_Sfru_2.0, whole genome shotgun sequence:
- the LOC118275271 gene encoding transcription initiation factor IIA subunit 2 has product MSYQLYRNTTIGNTLQESLDELIQYGQITPALAVRVLLQFDKSINQALSNRVKSRLTFKAGKLNTYRFCDNVWTFMLNDVEFREVQEVAKVDKVKIVACDGKNVEDRK; this is encoded by the exons ATGTCATATCAATTGTATAGAAATACCACGATCGGAAATACTCTACAAGAAAGCCTTGACGAATTGATACAG TATGGACAAATAACGCCAGCGTTAGCAGTGAGAGTTTTGTTGCAATTCGACAAGTCTATCAACCAGGCGCTATCTAACAGGGTGAAGTCAAGACTTACCTTCAAAGCaggaaaattaaatacatacag GTTTTGTGATAATGTATGGACATTTATGTTGAATGATGTAGAATTTCGGGAAGTACAAGAGGTTGCTAAAGTAGATAAAGTCAAAATTGTAGCATGTGATGGCAAAA aTGTTGAAGACCGAAAGTAA